From Chloroflexota bacterium, the proteins below share one genomic window:
- a CDS encoding glycosyltransferase family 2 protein: protein MSSNIFLSITAPAYNERENIEKLVTYWEDIFARDGIQGEIVIGEDGSTDGTKDILRDLQRKFDNLIVVDHAVNQGYGYALSSAIARSRGDYVLTIDSDGQFDAAEYALLLAEMQKGYDVVTGYRRHKQDQPLRVIADRVLNLIIRVLFRLSLRDTNCALKLLRGDVARRLTVEARGYPTPTELLVRAHTLGYRIGEVGITHYERAGGKTKLKALRTSWHMLLFLIYLKYKQMLFRAKIINSF from the coding sequence ATGTCTTCAAATATATTCCTATCTATCACCGCACCCGCCTACAACGAACGCGAGAATATCGAGAAATTGGTAACTTATTGGGAAGACATCTTTGCCCGTGATGGCATCCAGGGCGAAATAGTCATCGGCGAAGATGGCAGCACCGATGGCACTAAGGACATCTTGCGGGACCTCCAGCGCAAATTCGACAACCTGATAGTAGTAGATCACGCCGTCAATCAAGGATATGGTTATGCCTTGTCCAGTGCTATCGCTCGCTCTAGGGGCGACTATGTCTTGACCATTGATTCAGATGGGCAATTTGATGCCGCTGAATACGCGCTTCTGTTGGCAGAGATGCAAAAAGGCTATGATGTGGTCACTGGCTACCGGCGCCACAAGCAGGACCAGCCATTGCGGGTGATCGCTGATCGAGTACTCAACCTTATTATCCGTGTTTTATTCCGCCTATCTTTGCGCGATACCAATTGTGCGCTAAAACTTCTGCGAGGTGATGTAGCACGACGCCTTACAGTGGAGGCGCGAGGATACCCGACACCCACGGAATTGCTAGTGCGCGCTCATACTTTAGGTTATCGCATTGGTGAGGTGGGCATTACTCACTACGAACGAGCCGGGGGGAAAACCAAGTTGAAGGCCCTGCGTACGAGTTGGCATATGCTCTTATTCTTGATTTACTTGAAATACAAGCAAATGCTCTTTAGGGCAAAGATTATCAACAGCTTTTAA
- a CDS encoding glycosyltransferase family 39 protein, with the protein MQLLSKYRLILILTLGLFLAVMRLNEHLVPAGDNATYIVLGQSLVMGKGYKMISDPRSPEMALYPPGYPLLLAGVLALTGTMHDLLAAILPLKLPSLLFFLGVIALVYDLLQKRNTLLATMAALLTAVNPFLLQFATEVGTEIPYLFVSLCCLYLFDRHWQKSSDRNVLAIAVLAVLAFYIRSIALVLALALVAHLFVRRRWRHALLLLISIGVLVAPWFIRGSLLPTTGTSVGLGRSYFALYFASDPYGTERASLSDWAARLAQNIYTYALEIWPNILFPHVFRVSAWLERLGVIFILLFSGLLLFGFILEARHGHVSEWYVALFFLSCLCYLWPALRLVVPIVPFAIYYFLVAIHHVLQQVQRWWHSRGLRSRQVEIAVLAVLCAVLTLSALVRNIRNIQNNLRYGLGHPVALYYSADAQWKNYLLAIDWVTQHAAPHSIVMCRKPDLLYILTGYHALEYPYSAQAMDLKWSVLENHVAYIIEDAFRWTLTTADYLRPALNAWLAAEPDALSLVYETDTPRTRVWCVNQSN; encoded by the coding sequence ATGCAGCTGTTGTCCAAATATCGCTTGATCTTGATATTGACTCTGGGTTTGTTTTTGGCTGTGATGCGGCTTAATGAGCATTTGGTGCCGGCTGGCGATAATGCAACTTATATTGTTCTAGGCCAGTCCCTGGTTATGGGTAAGGGCTACAAAATGATCAGCGACCCTCGTTCGCCCGAGATGGCTTTGTATCCACCTGGCTATCCCTTGTTGTTGGCTGGAGTGCTTGCTTTAACAGGCACAATGCATGACCTATTAGCGGCGATCTTGCCGTTGAAATTGCCATCGCTGCTGTTTTTTCTCGGAGTCATTGCATTGGTCTATGATCTGTTGCAAAAGCGGAATACCCTTCTAGCAACAATGGCTGCATTGCTTACGGCTGTGAATCCATTCCTCCTGCAATTTGCCACGGAGGTCGGTACCGAAATTCCCTATCTCTTCGTTTCTCTCTGTTGCCTCTACCTGTTTGATCGCCATTGGCAAAAGTCGAGTGATAGGAACGTCTTGGCGATTGCTGTGTTGGCGGTGTTGGCATTCTACATCCGTTCCATCGCGCTGGTTCTGGCGCTTGCTCTTGTGGCCCACTTATTTGTGCGGCGGAGATGGAGGCATGCCTTATTGCTGCTAATCAGTATAGGAGTCCTGGTGGCCCCCTGGTTTATCCGCGGCAGCTTGCTACCCACAACGGGCACCTCCGTAGGGCTGGGACGCAGCTACTTTGCTCTGTACTTCGCCAGCGATCCGTATGGCACAGAGCGAGCCAGTCTATCGGATTGGGCAGCACGACTGGCTCAGAATATCTATACCTATGCATTGGAAATATGGCCCAACATCCTCTTCCCCCATGTATTTAGGGTGAGTGCATGGTTAGAGCGCCTGGGAGTTATTTTCATATTGTTGTTCTCGGGATTGCTTCTGTTTGGTTTCATCCTGGAAGCCCGGCATGGGCATGTCTCCGAGTGGTATGTAGCGCTCTTCTTTCTGTCCTGTTTGTGTTATCTGTGGCCTGCACTCAGATTGGTTGTGCCTATTGTTCCGTTTGCCATCTACTATTTCTTGGTGGCAATTCACCATGTGTTACAGCAAGTACAGCGTTGGTGGCATTCTCGTGGCCTACGCTCTAGGCAGGTTGAAATAGCTGTTTTGGCCGTGTTGTGCGCTGTGTTGACCCTATCGGCCTTGGTTCGTAATATTCGCAATATCCAAAACAATCTGCGTTATGGATTGGGGCATCCAGTGGCATTGTACTACTCCGCTGATGCCCAATGGAAGAACTATTTGCTTGCCATAGACTGGGTTACACAGCACGCTGCCCCGCACAGCATCGTGATGTGTCGCAAGCCAGATTTGCTGTATATTCTCACTGGATACCATGCTTTGGAGTATCCCTACTCAGCGCAGGCAATGGACTTGAAATGGAGTGTGCTTGAGAATCACGTGGCGTATATCATCGAGGATGCGTTCCGTTGGACACTTACAACCGCGGACTACTTGCGCCCTGCATTGAATGCTTGGCTCGCTGCAGAGCCCGATGCGCTTTCTCTGGTTTATGAAACTGACACGCCTCGCACCAGAGTGTGGTGTGTTAATCAATCGAATTAG
- a CDS encoding glycosyltransferase family 39 protein, protein MFIVSGRKNKAEVVEMVSNLYKRITNLWRGHFHLELPKVDLVLLLILALMAAIVMFWRLGEGSLGDYDEAAYAQIAREMLWRNDFNTLRWNGVEFFDKPPLCLWFTALAYKVFGINEFAARVVSAFSGVLVILLVYMLGRDLFGKRIVGLGAAIILLAINRNLSSHSCNFVSLARVGMLDAPLILMMTLSVWFVWRGQRDAKWLIWLGIPLGLGLMVKSVAGLMAYGIVVLFLLTSAGLFWKQKEIIWGFLLSLLVAVPWHLGQLLIWGRSFWDSYMVSLTVGYVTGEQGHMRDPFFYFRIIRQGFPILYPLIALAVLYGIYRALRHRDRAATLLLCWTLVPMLLYNISRSKIGWYIIPVYPALALLTMNLLAAVLRRELALLLVLVTTVAFHPILPSARDFNPDVKSVASYSKYVVSENAIMVNYWPGSYWIRPSALFYAGRPLLLVTDEQALRRLFMSGEDCYVLADWVYWEPLQELGEVIYRSGNYVLVKAK, encoded by the coding sequence ATGTTTATCGTCTCAGGCAGAAAGAACAAGGCTGAGGTAGTCGAAATGGTATCCAATTTGTACAAGAGGATAACGAATCTGTGGCGAGGTCATTTTCACCTTGAATTGCCGAAAGTAGATCTTGTCTTGCTCCTGATCTTGGCACTAATGGCTGCCATTGTTATGTTCTGGCGCCTGGGTGAGGGTAGTCTAGGGGACTATGATGAAGCGGCCTATGCACAGATCGCGCGGGAAATGCTATGGCGGAATGACTTTAACACTTTGCGTTGGAACGGCGTGGAGTTCTTCGACAAGCCTCCGCTGTGCTTATGGTTCACTGCATTGGCCTACAAGGTATTTGGCATCAATGAGTTTGCGGCGCGGGTCGTATCTGCTTTTTCCGGTGTATTGGTCATCTTGCTAGTCTATATGCTAGGACGTGATCTGTTTGGCAAACGCATTGTGGGTCTGGGCGCGGCTATCATCCTGCTGGCTATTAACCGTAATCTTTCCAGCCATAGCTGCAACTTCGTTAGTTTAGCGCGTGTAGGAATGCTCGATGCACCTCTGATCCTGATGATGACCCTGTCTGTCTGGTTTGTCTGGCGTGGCCAGCGAGATGCCAAGTGGCTCATCTGGCTGGGGATACCACTTGGTCTGGGGCTGATGGTGAAGAGCGTTGCCGGATTGATGGCCTATGGCATTGTAGTGCTCTTTTTGCTCACCAGTGCAGGGTTGTTCTGGAAACAGAAGGAGATCATCTGGGGATTTCTGCTCTCGCTGCTGGTGGCAGTACCCTGGCATCTGGGTCAGTTGCTGATCTGGGGTCGGTCTTTCTGGGATTCTTACATGGTTTCTTTGACTGTGGGTTACGTAACCGGTGAGCAGGGTCATATGCGGGATCCTTTTTTCTATTTCCGCATTATACGGCAAGGTTTTCCCATTTTGTATCCGCTCATAGCATTAGCAGTCCTGTACGGGATATACCGGGCTCTGCGTCATAGGGACCGAGCGGCAACCCTCTTGTTGTGTTGGACACTGGTGCCCATGTTATTGTACAATATCTCACGCAGCAAGATAGGCTGGTATATCATTCCCGTTTATCCAGCGTTGGCATTATTGACCATGAACCTGCTGGCTGCAGTGTTGCGCAGGGAGCTGGCTCTTCTCCTTGTCCTAGTAACTACTGTGGCTTTTCATCCCATCTTGCCTTCCGCCAGAGACTTCAATCCGGATGTGAAGTCAGTGGCTTCTTACAGCAAATATGTGGTTAGCGAAAATGCCATCATGGTGAATTATTGGCCAGGCTCATATTGGATTAGACCCTCGGCCTTGTTTTATGCAGGCCGGCCACTGCTTCTGGTAACCGATGAGCAGGCATTGCGGCGTTTGTTTATGAGCGGAGAAGATTGCTACGTGCTGGCTGATTGGGTATATTGGGAACCGCTGCAAGAACTGGGAGAGGTCATATATCGTTCTGGAAATTATGTCTTAGTCAAAGCGAAATGA
- a CDS encoding NTP transferase domain-containing protein, which yields MSQKLLGVILAAGKGGRIQPLNLYLPKPLLPVCNKPIIQYQLEDMRKIGVRDVIIVVGHLKEEIISYFGDGSSLGLHIRYVEQQETLGIAHAVAQLENVVDSPFILFLGDIFLVPKDLQSMERMFWERRAGAVLAVKREKNPEYVRRNFAVILHASGTVTRVIEKPRYVTSDLKGCGVYIFDLAIFDAIRRTPRTAQRDEYEITNSIQILIDDGFPVYPAEVIDWDMNITFACDLLDCNCNQLQRLGKPYLVGRNTTIHPGAMLVGSVLGDDVTVENPITIEDSLILSGTRITTTQDIHRMLLTPDVSIDCSSEKGLNCGL from the coding sequence TTGTCACAAAAATTACTCGGGGTCATTTTAGCTGCTGGCAAAGGCGGCCGTATACAACCGTTAAACTTATACCTGCCCAAGCCCTTGCTGCCGGTGTGTAACAAGCCCATCATCCAATACCAGTTGGAAGATATGCGCAAGATCGGCGTACGCGATGTGATTATTGTCGTTGGTCATTTGAAGGAAGAGATTATCTCCTACTTTGGTGATGGTTCTTCTCTAGGTCTACATATCCGCTATGTCGAGCAGCAGGAAACACTGGGCATTGCCCATGCCGTGGCGCAACTGGAAAACGTGGTTGATTCGCCATTTATCCTGTTCCTGGGTGACATCTTTCTCGTGCCCAAGGACTTGCAATCCATGGAGCGCATGTTCTGGGAGCGCCGCGCAGGAGCTGTATTGGCTGTCAAGCGGGAGAAAAACCCGGAGTACGTCCGACGCAACTTTGCCGTAATCCTGCATGCTAGTGGTACCGTCACGCGGGTGATTGAGAAGCCGCGTTATGTGACCAGTGACCTCAAAGGGTGTGGCGTATATATTTTTGACCTGGCTATTTTCGATGCCATCAGGCGCACACCACGGACAGCGCAGCGCGATGAGTACGAGATTACGAATTCGATCCAAATCCTCATTGACGATGGCTTTCCCGTCTATCCCGCAGAAGTCATTGATTGGGATATGAACATCACTTTTGCCTGTGATTTGCTGGATTGCAACTGCAATCAACTTCAGCGGCTAGGCAAGCCATATCTGGTGGGACGGAATACGACGATCCATCCGGGTGCCATGCTGGTGGGGTCCGTGCTCGGAGATGATGTAACAGTGGAGAATCCGATTACGATCGAGGATTCGTTGATTCTCTCCGGCACGCGTATTACAACCACGCAGGATATCCATCGCATGCTATTGACTCCTGATGTCAGTATTGATTGCTCTTCTGAGAAGGGGTTGA
- a CDS encoding glycosyltransferase family 39 protein has translation MSTLRVERRQFVIGLILATCTMVAILLTLSDVGVTWDEPLYLKASRGYMTWLGLLKQGLQQRDLREAFSDASITRWWMQHPTLELHPPLGKFLSGLTWAALRGVLGDIAAHRVSNAALFSLLVALVFWMVASAYDTASGIFAALSLVLMPRMFLHAHLANIDTTVAITWFLAMYLFWRYVAKPSWFLVLCTGIAYGLAFGTKLNAIVMPLVWVIWVLLFDRNWRALAKLILMGIIGIGVFIAIWPWLYHDTVNRLLYYFFMASRFKDRPQFYLGQTPAHVPWHYPFVITLAVVPLVITVMYVLGFVRVVRSRSDRTGWLLILNALVPLLIAATPFQAVYSGERHFIPAYPYLACLAGVGFGSVLSLLSATWQRFYQQVSPRQARWLFGLLLVLLLIPPLFSIVDIHPYELSYYSELVGGLPGATRLGLETTFWCETYRDALPYLNQNAEPGAIVWAENPFVLRLYQRYGLLREDLDVTGGDIVSPYEADYAVVEMRQTGFSYTPEVVDILREYSPVYALDYKGVVLLYVYRLRQKEQG, from the coding sequence ATGTCAACTTTGCGTGTTGAGCGCAGGCAATTCGTCATCGGTCTGATACTGGCCACTTGCACAATGGTAGCGATTCTGCTCACATTGAGTGATGTCGGCGTGACCTGGGATGAGCCATTGTACCTGAAGGCTTCACGTGGCTACATGACCTGGTTGGGACTGCTCAAACAAGGCCTGCAGCAGCGTGACCTGCGTGAAGCATTTTCGGATGCATCCATTACCCGTTGGTGGATGCAGCACCCGACTCTGGAACTGCATCCTCCGTTGGGCAAGTTCTTGTCTGGCCTGACGTGGGCTGCTTTACGGGGCGTGCTAGGCGATATTGCTGCTCATCGCGTGAGCAATGCAGCACTATTTTCACTCCTGGTGGCATTGGTATTTTGGATGGTAGCCTCTGCCTACGATACAGCGAGTGGCATCTTTGCTGCTCTATCTTTGGTGCTCATGCCACGTATGTTCCTCCATGCTCACTTGGCCAACATTGACACTACGGTAGCCATTACCTGGTTCTTAGCGATGTACCTTTTCTGGAGATACGTAGCCAAGCCCAGTTGGTTTCTGGTCCTCTGCACGGGGATTGCTTATGGCCTGGCATTTGGAACCAAATTGAATGCCATCGTTATGCCTTTAGTGTGGGTTATCTGGGTGCTGCTGTTTGACCGCAACTGGCGCGCGTTAGCCAAGCTAATCCTGATGGGGATCATTGGCATTGGGGTTTTCATCGCTATATGGCCTTGGTTGTACCACGATACAGTAAATCGCCTGCTATACTATTTCTTCATGGCATCGCGTTTCAAAGACCGGCCCCAGTTCTACCTAGGTCAGACGCCAGCGCATGTGCCTTGGCATTATCCATTCGTCATTACATTGGCTGTGGTGCCTTTGGTCATCACGGTAATGTATGTATTGGGATTCGTTCGAGTTGTGCGCAGCAGGTCAGACCGAACGGGCTGGCTGCTCATTCTGAATGCATTGGTGCCTCTGCTCATCGCTGCTACTCCATTCCAAGCGGTATATAGCGGCGAAAGGCACTTTATCCCTGCTTACCCGTACCTGGCTTGTCTTGCTGGAGTGGGATTTGGCAGTGTGTTGAGCCTGTTGAGTGCGACTTGGCAGCGGTTCTACCAGCAGGTTAGCCCACGCCAAGCCCGTTGGCTATTTGGCTTGCTGTTAGTTTTGCTTCTCATACCACCGTTGTTTTCCATCGTTGACATCCACCCATATGAATTGTCTTACTATAGTGAACTGGTGGGGGGACTGCCCGGAGCTACCCGACTGGGGCTAGAAACCACTTTCTGGTGTGAGACGTATCGAGACGCGCTGCCGTATCTGAACCAAAACGCCGAGCCCGGGGCCATTGTATGGGCGGAAAATCCTTTTGTCTTACGCCTCTATCAGCGCTATGGTTTGTTACGGGAAGATCTGGATGTAACGGGAGGGGACATTGTCAGTCCTTATGAAGCTGATTACGCAGTAGTTGAGATGCGTCAAACTGGGTTCAGCTATACGCCAGAGGTGGTGGATATCCTGCGCGAATACTCACCAGTGTATGCTCTGGATTACAAAGGGGTCGTATTGCTATATGTTTATCGTCTCAGGCAGAAAGAACAAGGCTGA
- a CDS encoding EamA family transporter, translated as MDPKILLFFAIFAAVTGQLLMKTGLNQLGALTDINVAVFFRMVFNPYVFGGIVSYGVGFIAYLFALSRLDQSFAYPMFALGYVLVPLYNWIVMHEPFSVARLVGILLVLLGVSLISR; from the coding sequence ATGGATCCCAAAATTCTGTTGTTCTTTGCCATCTTTGCTGCCGTCACAGGTCAGTTGCTGATGAAGACAGGGTTGAATCAGCTTGGCGCGTTGACTGACATCAATGTGGCGGTATTCTTCCGCATGGTTTTCAACCCTTATGTCTTTGGTGGGATTGTTTCGTATGGGGTTGGGTTTATTGCCTACCTGTTTGCCCTGTCCAGGCTTGATCAGAGCTTTGCCTATCCCATGTTTGCGTTGGGGTATGTGCTTGTGCCCCTCTACAACTGGATTGTAATGCATGAGCCATTCTCTGTTGCGCGGCTGGTGGGCATCCTGTTGGTCTTGCTGGGAGTCTCGCTGATCAGCAGGTAG